Genomic DNA from Oncorhynchus clarkii lewisi isolate Uvic-CL-2024 chromosome 5, UVic_Ocla_1.0, whole genome shotgun sequence:
AGCACACAATAAAACCATTAGGATTATTTAGTCTAGAAAACAAGAAGAGCTACACTGAGTGGTAGCATAGCCAAGCATATcatatcacatatactgtattatatactattctactgtatcttagtcacttcataacgtttacatatcttgcattactcatctcatatgtttttactgtattctatactattctacggtatctaaatgacttaatgtttacatatttggcATTACgcatctcatgtatatactgttttctatgctATTCTACTGTGTCTTAGACCgttccactctgacattgctcgtccatatgtatatagtcttaattcattcctgcttagatttgtgtgtattgggtgtatgttgtgtaatttgttagatattacttgttagatattactgcactgtcggagctagaagcacaagcatttcgctacacccgcaataacatctgctaatcacgtgtatgtgaccaatacaatttgatttgaattgacaGACTTGCCTATTTCCTTAGTCATAGAGATGAGGAAGGAAAGTGATTACCGTCCATGTTGTGGTCCCAATCCCCAGACAGATGTAGTATATCTATCTGACAACCTGTCTCATGTCTGACTGTGTTTGTGTCTAACCTCTGACCCTACAGACACCTCGACCATCCTGAGGTCCCAAAAGGATTTGTGGCCGGGCTCCTACGCAGTTGCCATGGAGATCCGCGACCAACAGGGGCACGCGTGTCCTGACCAGCAGAAGCTAAAGGTAGATGTCTGCACGTGTGTGGACAAAGAGAAGGCGTGCGCGACGCGAGGAGCTAAGGGCTCTACTGGGGCAGTTCTAGGGCCTGCAGCAATTGGACTGCTCTTCCTGGGTCTGCTGTCGCTACTGCGTGAGTATGATGTCATCATCTAGAAGAAAAAAAGGCAGAACGCATTCAGGATTTGCAGTGAAACAAGGGAAATGTATTGCATATTTTCAGGACAAATCTTTTGACCAACTGGGTTCATCAATGTCTACAATAGTGAGAAAATCAAAGTCATCATTGTGACATGGTTAGAGCTAGAGTTGGGGGGATGGGGATTGCCTGAGCAAGGCGCAGATTCACTGATCTTGATCATATAATGAGAAGATAATTCTTACTAAGCAGTAATTCTGCTTAGAGCCCTGCTCAGTCAGGCCGATCCTCTTAAATATTCTGgtaccatagagatagataggtGACTTATCTttatatctgtgccattatagcatatgtgacagcatgggcagcgccattgaagCTGCAgcccataggaatccccacccagttgactactttaaaatggccaaagtggtggaagccctcaatggcaatgtccatgctaaaatgGGTCAGATACATGATGaatcctctatctatctctatggctgGTACACTAAACTCTTCCCATAGTCCCTCCTCTCTCACACAGCTCTGAACtgatctgtctttaaacaatccCAGCTTTAGTTGAGGAGACAAGAGAGCCATATCACAAAGTCATCTATTGAGCCATTTAAGACTGAATTTCCTACAGAATGCCTAATCAAACATCATTGCCTGAACTTGATTGATATTTATGTCAGAGCAAGTCTGAGTCGACACCTGAAatatactgatcaaaaatataaacgcaacatgtaaagtgttggtcccatgtttcatgagctgaaatacaagatcccagaaaagttccatatgcacaaaaaacaatttatctcaaattttgtgcacaaatttgttttcatccctgtttgtgagcatttctcctttgccaagataatccatccacctgacagatgtagcatatcaagaagctgattaaacagcatgatcattacaccttgtgctggggaaaataaaaggccacttaaaatgtgcagttttgtcacacaacacaatgccacaggggggttgctgaggagtatttgtctttaataaagcccttttgtgaggacaaactaattctgattggctgggccctgGCTCCCgaatgggtgggcctggctcccaagtgggtagaCCTATGCCCTCCCtgacccacccatggctgtgcccctttAACTAAATCATACGGTATAAACAGAAAAGTAGTTGGTCTCCTGCTGCACTTGTAAATCTTGTACTGTGagtggatttacatttactataatacatctagtctatgagaccaggctgtgatTACGGCTCATCCtaaatgaatcatgaataattaTGAGTTAGAAAGTTATAGactcacaaatatcatacccccgaGACATGCTAACCTCGCACCATTACAAttacaggggaggttagcatttttgggggagtatgatatttatgccgctgtagctttctcactcatcattattcacaattcattcaggattatccgtaatcatggtagtatCCACATTAATAGAgacgtgtttagaaacatattctagtTGAATTTACTCCAaaataacacaatacattatttaccattcatttctaatgggcacaaaataatctgaaacgcaaccaaaacaaacataaaatgcatccaacaatgtgtagagtcacaagcttgttgtagtcattgcatgctatgaatatgggaccaccAAATAcataactttttactactttaatacacataagtaaatttgtcccaatacttttggtcccctaaaatgggtgggctttggtcaaaaagtgctataatttctaaacagttcacccgTCAAATCTATAGTACTGGAGTACAGaggcaaaacaacaaaaaatgtatcgctgtcccaatacttttggagctcactgtatagtCAACATCAGCCCTACTCTTGCTTTCTTGCTTATGCCGTATAATGGCAGGTCATAGCTCTCAGTTTTTAATTGAAGCTGCTACTCTTATGTTTTGTCTAACCCCCCTCATGGTTCTGTCTCCACAGTAATCCCTCTCCTGCTGTTGTTCTGTACGTGTGGGGGTGCCGGAGGTCTTCCTGGGGGCTTCACTGAGATGCCCTTTGACGCCAAGGCACAACTTATTTCCTACCACACTGAGGGACAGGGGGAGAACACGGTAAGAAGGGGAAAGaaaggtgtgtgtgcatgcggggTCACAGATAATCTTTTGTGTGGATGATTCCACTATGGTAGTATGTTTCTCGTTGGAGTTAATGGTCCAAGATGTCACAGTAATATTTTTTTAaccctctgacccctgacctcttacAGGAAGTACCTCTGCTGAACGCACCAGTTCAGGTCGACACAGGAAGGGTCAAAATGGTCAACGCGGGAACCATTGCAGCAACGGCCGGAGGGGCGGGGCTAATGATAGGTGGTGGTCAGTTCCAGAACTCCTCCTCCACGATGGGCGGTGGATTCTACCAATCAGACGGCCTTATGGATATTGGATATAAGAATGGAGGAGAGATAATCGGCCATGGGAATGGAGGGGGCTTTTATTCTGAGTATGAgagcagagaaggaggaggagcctATGAAGGCATCGCCCTGCCTGATCACTACCTGGAGGAGTACTACTCTCAGGTAAGGAGGCAGAAAATAGATCTGTCAGGTCAGTAGATTGTGAATCAACATGGAGTAGAGAGCACAAATAGAAATACAGTGTCCATATATGAACGGTTGTGTGTATATTTAACTGGTTTAACTGTCcctggttggttgtttagcaacaaaaccgacatATGCGCAattatggggcaaaacagacggggTTGGGTTAAATTGTTGACaatatgtaaactatatttaatctccaaatgtttattgaaaacataaatacatttgcacaatgagcacttgatGTCTGTCAAATACATCCTGGCcgttgttggttagctagataGCGTAttttttgccatattagcattgacatgaaatcagtcaaaacacctcaaaacaagacattgtATCAGAAACTAGCTGTAACTAGTCACTTATGATTCCCCTCATGGCAGTTTATTGTCATCATtgatctggccatccagaatcacaacaactcatggacttctgccccattgaagtgGGCACATAatttctgcattgcttgctgtttggggttttaggctgggtttctgtacagtactttgagatatcagctgatgtaagaagggctatataaatacatttgatttgatataatgaATGGTGGCAGGCGGTAGAATGAATTGATGTGTCTGTATTGTAACATAtgtctgtgtgggtctgtgttGTATTTTCAGAAAGCTCACTGTGCAGCTGAAAACCACGTCCAGAAGGACAGTATGTTGGTGTATGACTACGAGGGCCAGGGCTCTCCTGTGGGCTCGGTGGGATGCTGCAGCCTCCTGGAATCTGACAACGACCTCCAGTTCCTCAATGACCTAGGGCCAAAGTTCAAGACCCTGGCCGAGGTGTGCCGCGGAGAGAGGTTCCAAACCGAAGTCTCTGCGCCTCTGCCACCCAGACCCATCATCTCCATGCCAACAGCAGCCAGCAGTGTGACGACCAATGTGGCGTCCAGACTGGTTTCCGCCGCCCCggtcccagccccagccccagccccagcaccGCCCCCTGCCCCGGCCCAGGTGACACACGTTGAGAGGGCTGTGGTGCGGGAATCAGATCGTTTGTCTACTCTGAGGCAGGACATGGTGGGAGGAAGCCAGGGCCAGACCTTCCTACTGCAGCAACAGCCTATGTACTACACCACCATGCAGCCTATGATGCAGCCCGTGGTGCAGCAGATGCACTATGTAGTGGAGCAACAGGTTCCCAACATACAGGGCATGATAATGGTCAACGGGCCTCCGTCAGGCTCGGCCCAGGGCCTAGTGCTGCAAGGGCAACAGGTGGTGACCGGTACCCAGGCTCAGGGCACGCttggcaggggagagggaggccTGATCCATATGGGGAACATGTCTGGTTCTCAGGGTATGATGGTGGTGGATGGGCCGGTGATGCAGGGGGGGCAGATGCTTCAAGGGGGGCAAATGCTGCAGGGGGGGCAGGTTTTTCAGGGAGGGCAAGTTCTTCAGGGGGGGCAGTTGGTACAAGGGGGTCAGGTCCTTCAGGGGGGTCAGGCCTGGCTGCAGCAGAGTAGCTCCCTGCAGCGAGGGGGCTTATCAGGGTCACAGAGCATGCTGGTGATGGAGGGACAGGGGGGTAGCAGCGGAGGTAGTGGGGTGCAGAAAGGCCAGGGAGGGGTGTTAGGGTTCTCCCAGGGGTCCATGCAGAGGAACGGCCTCTCTGGCTCACACAGAGTTCTTTACACCACAGAGCAGAGCTCAGCCGCACAGTCCAGCGCAGGCTCACAGAGCGGCATTGTAGGATTGAACGGGTCCTCCAGCAAGGTCAGTGTAGGCCCCGCATCCTCCTCCCGCAAGGCGGTGATAGAGAAAAGAGTTGTGACCAACCAGAGCACCAGTAAATAAGGTCTCGACCAATAATATAATACTATAAACACAAGACACATTAAATGCCACTGAAGTTATTTATGGATGGAAATGTCACCACCTTGAAAGTTTTGATTTCAATTCAGTGGTCAAGGTGGGTGTATTTTTTTGTCCCTGAAAAGCATATCATTCTTAGATGTATAGTGGGTTAAAATGTGGCAGTGGGCAAGTGTAAATATGCAGGTTCAGAATATTTTACAGATTGTAACCTTGTATCTGCTTGCACAGCGAATTCTATCAGCCAGGCCTATAAAGCATCCCACCTTATTTCTATCAGgcagtgtgtacatgtgtgttttcATGTGAGTACGAATCAGCTTCCATCTGAAATAATGAACTGTTTGATTCCCTCTTGTGTGTACAAACACAATATGGTACCTTTATTTGACTTTCTAAACTTCTGGGGGGACAATGGTAATTCTTCTTTTTAGCTGTTAAGTAAATTATGTGTGTTTCTGTCCTCTACTAAAAACAATCTTGGTCGACCGAAAGatgtctgttctttcgaccaatcgattggttaaaatgtgtatttttccatGTATAGACACGacctatgtgttttaatcaaatcaactatatatgcattgagcttgtctgatgctataagcacactgtttgattaaataaacaCAAATGACTAAAGAGGGAACTAGGGATAAAGATAAaccagaatttaaaaaaaatgttgcctGTCCCTACCATCCTCCTCCCGCTCCTACTGGCCTTCTCAGATTCTGATGTTACTGTCCTGAACTTGCCAGGAATAGGCTACACAAGGAGTCAGCAAACGTTCTCATGTGGAATGCAAATgtatcctaccatttctactaatctgtgtgccagttatgattttcatatgcacatttttgtggaGCAGTTTTCATTTATAATAACATCTTTGTATCttaaaatcattgtcatgtggttagtCAAAATTAtatccaaatctaaatgaaaatgatacaaaaCCTAAAAAGTTACTTCTATTGCCATTGCTAACTATGTAAAAAGAGcctataaagccaacaaataaaaacattgcagcctgcaggtagaaaatatcctgataaaagtAAATATCccataaatcacattggctacacatgacctgtctgcaacgaacttgaaacattgtatcaactattaacttgggtctGGCCTGAAGAACCTTGccacattgtataaaatattggGCCCTCAagagttttgcgagccaatgagACACAcctgtaggctatttgtgcaagggataagaagtaatcaggtaggcctatgtTATGAAGTTTCCACTGATCAGAGCATGGCATTTTTCCCTTTCACACTGAGTGTTTATCGAAAGgtagagagctggaaagatttttcaaatacattgacAATAGTTcatcattctcaatggatgtaaaaacagactttgtttgcttgctgtttgaggtgaagagaatattactttgagaagctccaaaGGTCATTAGTGGTGGTGTGTTAAGCCAAACAGAAAtgctatcagatccccaaatgggcacatttatatgccTACATGTGCctgcaggccaggtagcctataggcctacttctatgggTAATCAGGTGcacgtccttactcaacattgacagaagcgctccaaacaaaagacaatgactaaaTTGACAAAACTCATAAATATAATTAAATTAACCAGAACtggtttctcacaagtgtagcataggttgtgcgCTCTGCAAACAACGTGACCACTCCGACATTGACAAAGGTAAAATACTGGAattatattgaatgcattaacacaCATTACTGTAACCaaaaaaacattgtagattagaaattataggaattaactggatgtactactggtgatatatgtaatggggaattgatagacaCTAACAATCAGACGCCAACAATTCATActatgaagttatgaaacaatgaatgtgcacaaattggcGGGAGAGAGGGTGTTctggagagagaagtgcattgtGAAGCCACATGCCCCTTCTtcttggactgtgccatccccgcGACCTCTGTAATagattagttcactgagatggcCGCGAATAAGACAGGCATGTCCTGTgccataaaaatatatatttgctaCTGCTCAACTGAAAAAAAccttggtcgaccaacagcctatctaCCAAACATTCGACCAGTCAAATAATTGGGGTCAACCCTAATTTCTGTTGATTAGCATCAAGGATCAACCTGATTTTGATTAGGGGCACTGTATTGAGTATTGAGCAAAGCTTTTTTGTTTTTCTATTGGCTGTTAGTGTGAGTTTGTCATCCACAGATGTGTGATTGCTGTTATTCTATGTGAACATCTCCACCCACGTCTCCCTGAGACAGGCTCTCAGCCCCCCACCACACGCGCAtgaaggcacacatacacacacagacctccTCTTCAGTCTGTGAGACTTGTCCATGCACACCAAGAGCATGTATGACTGTACATTTCCATACAAACC
This window encodes:
- the LOC139409412 gene encoding desmoglein-2.1-like, producing the protein MNRGSLPAAAFLLLTFTVLVSVAVVEARHSAGLRRHKREWIIPPQKLDENVDYTKKEFIAKIRSDSDDGTGNVQYSLTGVGASKYPFNLFIVNPDTGFVRITGILDRETIAMYNLSGTAKFTDGSEAEKNIDLRIQVVDQNDNPPIFGDINPGAVYELSPKDTSIMTLTATDADEPGNENSKIAYTIIKQEPPGESMFYITKDGVLKVKQPTLDREVQDWYMLTVKGTDLNGRPEGNTGTGTFRVNIKDVNDNPPTLEKDEYEGSIEENTENVEVMRFKAEDMDMENTPNWVTQFEIVKGNEAGYFSIETDPKTNEGVLILKKSVDYEDVKHLELGIAVANQAPPYNGEGGGGGGGSGTGAGGSWTGGGGGGTGGGGGGGGGGSGGGSGGGSSGGSGSGGGGGGSWFGGGGSTGKPMKTYPVKIAVKNQPEGPRFDPKVKAIPISEGGDFNINKVIGSYHAIDGDTLMPAQNVRYAKGSDPDNWLTVDELTGDIKLNKMPDRESKFLVNGTYYAKVLCMTQDMPSKTATGMVAIQVEDLNDHCPTLTSKVQTMCMTADAITVTAVDKDAFPNGAPFTFTVIPEGTEGVWVVEHLNDTSTILRSQKDLWPGSYAVAMEIRDQQGHACPDQQKLKVDVCTCVDKEKACATRGAKGSTGAVLGPAAIGLLFLGLLSLLLIPLLLLFCTCGGAGGLPGGFTEMPFDAKAQLISYHTEGQGENTEVPLLNAPVQVDTGRVKMVNAGTIAATAGGAGLMIGGGQFQNSSSTMGGGFYQSDGLMDIGYKNGGEIIGHGNGGGFYSEYESREGGGAYEGIALPDHYLEEYYSQKAHCAAENHVQKDSMLVYDYEGQGSPVGSVGCCSLLESDNDLQFLNDLGPKFKTLAEVCRGERFQTEVSAPLPPRPIISMPTAASSVTTNVASRLVSAAPVPAPAPAPAPPPAPAQVTHVERAVVRESDRLSTLRQDMVGGSQGQTFLLQQQPMYYTTMQPMMQPVVQQMHYVVEQQVPNIQGMIMVNGPPSGSAQGLVLQGQQVVTGTQAQGTLGRGEGGLIHMGNMSGSQGMMVVDGPVMQGGQMLQGGQMLQGGQVFQGGQVLQGGQLVQGGQVLQGGQAWLQQSSSLQRGGLSGSQSMLVMEGQGGSSGGSGVQKGQGGVLGFSQGSMQRNGLSGSHRVLYTTEQSSAAQSSAGSQSGIVGLNGSSSKVSVGPASSSRKAVIEKRVVTNQSTSK